In Candidatus Nealsonbacteria bacterium CG07_land_8_20_14_0_80_39_13, the DNA window TCGCCTCCTCTATATCAGCTGCATTTTCTGAATTAGTCAGAATGATAACTGGAGTATCTTTGATGATTTCGTTTTCTCTTATCTTTTTCAAAACACCCAGCCCCTTTATCTTCGGCAGAATTAAGTCAAGCAGAATCAAATCCGGTTTTCCGGAAATTGCCAAAGCCAATCCCGACTCTCCGTCAAGGGACTGAATTACCTCGTATCCTTTTTCCGCAAGGACTTCTCCTAACATTTTTTGAAGAGCCACTTCGTCTTCAATGATCAATATTTTCTTCATATAATATGTTTATTTTATTGGTAATGTAACCCAGAAGGTTGACCCGAAGCCCTCTTGGCTTTTAAATCCTATTTTCCCTCCCGATTTCTCTATTATGGCCTTGGAAACATAAAGTTCTAACCCCGATCTTTCGCTTTTATTTTTTAATTTATCTCCGGAACGGAATAATTTTTCAAAAATATATTTTTTTTCATAGTCTGGTATTCCCATTCCGTTATCTTTGACTTCAAGATAAACTTGCCTGTTTTTCTTCTCCAATTTTATTATAATATAGCTTTGTTCTTTTTTGAAATCTCCATCCGATTTCCTATAACAAACC includes these proteins:
- a CDS encoding response regulator; translation: MKKILIIEDEVALQKMLGEVLAEKGYEVIQSLDGESGLALAISGKPDLILLDLILPKIKGLGVLKKIRENEIIKDTPVIILTNSENAADIEEAISLGTTTYLVKANYSIKEIMEKVEKIWK